From the Eschrichtius robustus isolate mEscRob2 chromosome 19, mEscRob2.pri, whole genome shotgun sequence genome, the window GGGACCGGGAGAGCTGTGGGGGCCAGGCGGCAATTGAGAACCCGAATCTCTGTCTGCGTCTACGATGCTGCTACCGCGACGGCGTCTGCTACCACCAGCGGCCGGACGGTGTGTGCCGGGGAGCCAGGGcccctggggtgggggctggTGGCAGGGACCCCTTGGTCTCACGGCTCCCTGCTTTGTGCAGAAAACATGCGGAGGAAGCACATGTGGGCGCTTGGCTGGACGTGCGGAGGCCTCCTTTTCCTGATCTCCAGCATCTGCCTGTTCTGGTGAGTGGGGTCGGGGCTCGGGTGggctcccctgccctggggggcgggggcaggtggACGGCACAGCTGAGGGTGTCCCCTCCCTGCTAGGTGGGCCAAGCGACGGGATATGCTGCGGCTGCCGTGGTTCCTGAAGGGCAAGTGCAACCTGTCAAGGACCGTCTCTCTGTTATCCAAGGACCGGACACCAAGCGAAAAGAAGACGGCGTCCATTGGCAGCATGCCCACGGA encodes:
- the TMEM190 gene encoding transmembrane protein 190: MVGSGIPALGLFLLMQGSVGEGADERVRELSRGPPHPPYSLPTPLFSFTDGNGIQGFFYPWSCEGDVWDRESCGGQAAIENPNLCLRLRCCYRDGVCYHQRPDENMRRKHMWALGWTCGGLLFLISSICLFWWAKRRDMLRLPWFLKGKCNLSRTVSLLSKDRTPSEKKTASIGSMPTEGALDVSGGTDGEGTEGGEETEAGEEED